One part of the Desulfatirhabdium butyrativorans DSM 18734 genome encodes these proteins:
- a CDS encoding ATP-binding protein, whose protein sequence is MNPMPDLAPMLKQLRLSGILDSLNTRNRQAIEGKLTHMEFLSLIITDEIARRNQKKLEAAFRRANFRNQKTIEEFDFSFNPLINRSLIMELCSCRFMTERVSVFIIGPCGTGKSHLAQALGHCAIRNGFNVLFTTASKLLAQLSASQEPSLQVTSKIVHRNCDSRQLRASHSRRPL, encoded by the coding sequence ATGAATCCGATGCCCGATTTAGCTCCGATGCTAAAGCAACTTCGGCTCTCCGGTATCCTGGACAGCCTGAATACCAGAAACCGACAAGCCATCGAGGGAAAACTCACCCACATGGAGTTTCTTTCCCTCATCATCACAGACGAAATCGCCCGCCGGAACCAGAAGAAGCTCGAAGCGGCATTCCGAAGGGCCAACTTCCGCAACCAGAAGACGATCGAAGAGTTCGACTTCTCGTTTAACCCGCTCATCAACCGCTCGCTGATCATGGAGCTTTGCTCCTGCAGGTTCATGACGGAGAGGGTCAGTGTTTTCATCATCGGTCCATGCGGAACCGGCAAAAGCCACCTGGCTCAGGCTCTGGGGCATTGCGCCATCCGAAACGGATTCAACGTGCTCTTTACGACGGCATCGAAACTGCTCGCACAATTGAGCGCATCCCAGGAACCTTCTTTGCAAGTGACAAGCAAGATAGTCCACCGAAATTGTGATAGCAGGCAATTAAGGGCTTCTCATTCCAGAAGACCATTATGA
- a CDS encoding glycosyltransferase, translating to MDANSIYTRNIMADVIAKYGFEIGEFTYGKPVIRWWGEKVKLKIGRYCSIADNVKIYLGGNHRYDWVTTYPFPSPPMNQDWPNANHRGLPILPSTNGDVVIGNDVWLGDDSTIMSGLTIGDGAVVAARAVVTKDVPPYAIVGGNPARLIRKRFSDEFIAMLLELKWWNWHTDKINEYMPYLCSGDVMELYTRVKSAMSAGLEFSAGTDRGNSFTGERAMPLAPNMDPQIMQEHWARYRHVSPMVADKRVLDVACGTGYGSDLLAETARHVIGGDISPEAIAYCRDNYRRDNLKFEVLDIRNIPYPDKSFEMVISFETLEHITEGEMFLMEVTRLLTDDGIFVVSTPLGGPVGNPYHVAYYQKGTFASYLLGFFEDVKLLFQRDDQFSEETKSPYYAPTFTGEYALAFCRKPRQRIQGLISIIILTHNQLEHTKLCLQSIIEYTPQPYELILVDNGSTDGTIAYFRKFMNSHNNVRVIANKENLGFAAGNNQGLAFANGTYVLLLNNDTVVTEGWLARMLSVFERYLEVGIVGPVSNYVTGPQQVDRASYQSLEEMHHFAKQWSAEHVGQTMEVRRLVGFCLLCKREVIDRIGGLDEQFGIGNFEDDDFCVRAAAAGYKARIAIDAFIHHTGSQTFRGAGIDCQQTGERNWELFKKKWKLPQNLPFSVNYTLDLDTRDLSQYYIPVKARAGIPQLKEIPTLTHSAFKEKMTSIIIPVRSVHLNECVSFINKHTNQPHEIIFLEHDAAPKLKKQITKAIKWNNNYKCIKIDKKLDFAHSLNEGINKSIGEYIVILFDDVFVSEEWLSDMLECLQSDKNIGIVGVMSDEASSQQKVEDIDLRTLESRLSFRKINRNKRITIRIPDGFCMLFRRDMLVRIGLFDEIFGGNKHMFDDLCVRAVLEGYTNVIARNVFVQNKGGINRLLSQETTLFDEKWRNLDKPTPLAEKALIEKQINAIYKYFKGLHFHSPTINLLFTQSVDPRILRDLSDLPRLKMYILHKGSQIPAESIALFYNTDVVDRLQNITEPNIRNVQGVWDAVVLTGADMAPETMEAFLTMTNFKLLIIADGLSAQNTEQRTQAIDFLSQTGFEAICDKPLAYRWNQKSICGEYFFAKNRLADAIRLFEWALLDNPADEDALNNLGVVSFNLQRYSAAENFFFKAASFNRRNATTLDNLIQLYLSTNRLEDAADLLRERVLLEPNRGDLLSLLAACLHQLGQTAGAIDAYRKARELGAEPDAALEAAISDAERVDALQTAPSTQRNHHRILVINNLYPPQELGGYGRLLFDFTNILRSRGHSIQVLTSDTPYLGGTDGDAQDVDRSLVLFGGWQGGVCKQIEDKGEIVRIIRQNIERLNQVLREFQPDVCLLGNIDFLSKNIIDPILAKNIPIVHHLGNQAPGYAVSDTPKNKLYHLATASNWLRNVVKRSGYPLKDISVVYPGALVEEFRMRIPPAYDKLRIAYASIVLPYKGPHILINALKKLNDLGIDFSCSIAGTSTDENFVEQLKNFVAAHGMDDKIHFLGFLSREELKNLFACHNVLVFPSIVKEAFGISQVEAMAAGLAVVTSGTGGAKEIVEHGVNGIIFQSENDESLASELIGLAKDTKRWQSIAQAGQKRALETFDIERSVDALEECFEGLLKSRRR from the coding sequence ATGGATGCGAATTCTATCTATACAAGAAATATTATGGCAGATGTAATTGCCAAATATGGATTTGAAATTGGCGAATTTACTTATGGCAAACCGGTTATTCGTTGGTGGGGTGAGAAAGTAAAGCTGAAGATTGGACGCTATTGCTCAATTGCAGACAATGTAAAAATATATCTAGGTGGCAACCATCGGTATGATTGGGTAACAACCTATCCCTTCCCTTCGCCGCCGATGAATCAAGACTGGCCTAACGCCAATCATCGAGGCTTGCCGATCTTGCCTTCCACCAATGGAGATGTAGTGATAGGTAACGATGTTTGGCTTGGAGACGACAGTACGATCATGTCTGGTTTGACCATCGGTGATGGTGCTGTGGTTGCCGCTAGGGCAGTTGTGACTAAGGATGTTCCACCCTATGCAATTGTGGGAGGTAACCCGGCGCGTTTGATTCGAAAGCGGTTTTCAGATGAGTTCATTGCTATGCTTCTTGAACTGAAGTGGTGGAATTGGCATACAGACAAAATAAATGAATATATGCCATATTTATGTTCAGGGGATGTAATGGAACTATACACACGTGTAAAAAGTGCGATGTCCGCGGGTCTTGAATTTTCAGCCGGGACCGACCGTGGCAACTCGTTTACCGGTGAAAGGGCCATGCCTTTGGCACCCAATATGGATCCGCAGATTATGCAGGAGCATTGGGCTAGATATCGTCATGTGTCTCCAATGGTTGCTGACAAGCGCGTGTTGGATGTGGCTTGCGGGACTGGATACGGGTCAGATTTGCTGGCCGAAACTGCCAGACATGTGATAGGTGGCGATATTTCACCAGAAGCGATAGCATACTGCCGGGATAACTACCGGCGTGATAATCTGAAGTTCGAAGTTTTGGATATCAGAAACATTCCCTATCCTGATAAATCGTTTGAAATGGTGATCAGTTTTGAAACGTTGGAACATATCACCGAGGGAGAGATGTTTTTGATGGAGGTGACACGGTTACTGACTGATGATGGCATATTCGTTGTATCTACACCTCTGGGGGGACCAGTCGGCAACCCGTATCATGTTGCTTATTATCAAAAGGGCACATTTGCATCCTATCTACTTGGTTTTTTTGAGGATGTTAAACTCTTGTTTCAACGTGATGATCAATTTAGCGAGGAAACTAAATCTCCATATTATGCGCCAACTTTTACCGGGGAATATGCTCTTGCGTTTTGCAGAAAACCCAGGCAGCGCATACAAGGGCTTATCTCGATCATCATCCTCACCCACAATCAGCTTGAACACACCAAACTTTGCCTGCAAAGTATCATAGAGTACACGCCCCAACCCTACGAACTGATTCTCGTGGATAATGGTTCAACTGACGGGACAATTGCCTATTTTCGCAAATTTATGAATTCTCATAATAACGTGCGAGTGATTGCCAATAAAGAGAATTTGGGTTTTGCTGCCGGCAACAATCAAGGACTCGCCTTTGCCAACGGTACTTACGTGCTGCTGCTTAACAATGATACTGTGGTGACCGAAGGCTGGCTTGCTCGTATGTTATCAGTATTTGAACGGTATTTAGAAGTAGGTATCGTCGGGCCAGTGTCTAATTATGTTACAGGACCACAACAAGTCGATAGGGCTTCCTACCAAAGCCTTGAAGAAATGCATCACTTTGCCAAACAATGGTCTGCTGAACATGTGGGACAAACAATGGAGGTACGAAGGCTTGTGGGATTCTGCTTACTGTGCAAACGTGAAGTTATTGACCGAATCGGCGGATTGGACGAACAATTTGGTATTGGTAATTTTGAAGATGACGATTTTTGTGTACGAGCTGCAGCAGCCGGTTACAAAGCCCGAATTGCGATAGATGCTTTCATTCATCATACAGGAAGTCAAACATTCAGAGGTGCAGGGATTGATTGTCAGCAAACAGGGGAGCGTAATTGGGAATTATTCAAGAAAAAATGGAAGTTACCACAAAATTTACCCTTTAGCGTTAACTATACCCTTGATCTCGATACAAGAGATTTATCGCAATATTATATTCCGGTAAAAGCGCGAGCTGGCATACCTCAGTTAAAAGAAATCCCTACTCTGACTCATTCCGCATTCAAAGAGAAAATGACATCGATCATCATACCGGTGCGGTCGGTTCATCTAAATGAATGCGTCTCATTCATAAATAAACATACGAATCAACCGCATGAAATTATATTCCTTGAACATGACGCAGCACCCAAATTGAAAAAACAGATCACCAAAGCCATAAAATGGAATAACAATTATAAATGTATCAAGATCGACAAGAAGCTTGATTTTGCCCACTCTCTTAACGAAGGCATTAATAAATCCATAGGTGAATATATTGTAATCTTGTTTGATGACGTTTTCGTTTCCGAGGAATGGCTTTCAGATATGCTTGAATGCCTTCAAAGCGATAAGAATATAGGCATTGTCGGTGTGATGTCCGATGAGGCATCGAGTCAGCAAAAAGTGGAGGACATTGATTTAAGAACACTGGAAAGTCGATTATCTTTCAGGAAAATAAATCGGAATAAAAGGATAACTATTAGAATTCCTGATGGTTTTTGCATGCTCTTCAGACGCGATATGCTGGTTCGAATCGGACTATTTGATGAGATTTTTGGTGGAAACAAACATATGTTTGACGATCTTTGCGTAAGAGCGGTGCTTGAGGGGTATACTAACGTCATTGCACGGAATGTATTCGTACAAAACAAGGGGGGCATCAACAGGCTGTTGTCCCAAGAAACAACTTTATTTGATGAAAAATGGAGGAACTTGGATAAGCCAACTCCTCTGGCGGAAAAAGCATTGATTGAAAAACAAATAAATGCCATTTATAAATATTTTAAGGGGCTACATTTCCACAGTCCGACCATAAACCTTCTTTTTACACAATCGGTAGATCCCCGCATTCTGCGTGATCTGTCCGATCTTCCACGACTAAAAATGTACATTTTGCACAAAGGTTCACAGATTCCTGCTGAAAGCATTGCGCTGTTTTATAATACGGATGTTGTAGACAGACTCCAGAACATAACCGAACCGAACATCCGAAATGTTCAGGGTGTTTGGGATGCCGTCGTGCTGACTGGCGCGGATATGGCGCCGGAAACGATGGAAGCATTTCTGACGATGACCAACTTCAAGCTGCTGATAATTGCGGATGGTCTTTCGGCTCAAAACACGGAGCAGCGCACCCAAGCCATCGATTTTCTGAGTCAAACCGGATTTGAGGCAATCTGCGATAAGCCGCTTGCCTATCGCTGGAACCAAAAGAGTATTTGCGGCGAATATTTCTTTGCCAAAAACAGGTTGGCCGATGCCATTCGGTTGTTTGAATGGGCGCTTCTCGACAACCCCGCCGATGAAGACGCCCTGAACAATCTGGGGGTGGTCTCCTTCAATTTGCAGCGATATTCGGCTGCGGAGAATTTCTTTTTTAAGGCGGCTTCCTTCAATCGACGGAATGCGACAACCCTCGATAACCTGATTCAGCTCTACCTGTCCACAAACCGGTTGGAAGACGCGGCAGATCTGCTGCGGGAACGGGTTCTGCTGGAACCGAACCGGGGCGATCTTCTGTCCTTGCTGGCGGCATGCCTGCATCAACTTGGCCAAACGGCAGGCGCAATTGACGCTTATCGAAAGGCAAGAGAACTGGGGGCTGAACCCGATGCGGCTTTGGAAGCCGCCATTTCGGACGCCGAACGTGTTGATGCTTTACAAACTGCACCATCAACCCAACGCAATCATCACCGAATCTTGGTCATCAACAACCTGTATCCTCCCCAGGAACTGGGAGGCTACGGCCGGCTGCTCTTCGATTTCACCAATATCCTGCGCAGTCGGGGGCATTCCATCCAGGTGTTGACGTCCGACACGCCCTATTTGGGAGGAACAGATGGCGATGCGCAGGATGTGGACAGAAGCCTCGTTCTGTTTGGCGGGTGGCAGGGAGGGGTATGCAAACAAATCGAAGACAAGGGAGAAATCGTCCGAATCATTCGTCAGAACATCGAAAGACTGAATCAGGTTCTCCGGGAGTTCCAGCCCGATGTCTGCCTGTTGGGAAATATCGATTTTCTATCCAAAAATATCATCGATCCCATTTTGGCGAAAAACATACCGATTGTGCATCATCTCGGAAACCAAGCTCCCGGCTATGCAGTTTCTGATACCCCAAAAAATAAGCTCTATCATTTGGCGACAGCCAGCAATTGGCTTCGGAATGTCGTAAAGCGCTCCGGGTACCCACTAAAGGATATCAGCGTCGTGTATCCCGGTGCTCTCGTGGAAGAGTTCCGGATGCGCATTCCGCCAGCCTATGACAAGCTGCGAATTGCCTATGCCAGTATCGTTCTTCCTTACAAAGGACCCCATATACTGATCAATGCCCTGAAGAAACTGAACGATCTGGGCATCGATTTTTCCTGCTCAATTGCAGGCACATCAACGGATGAGAACTTTGTCGAACAACTTAAAAATTTTGTGGCCGCTCATGGAATGGATGATAAGATCCATTTTCTGGGCTTTCTTTCCAGAGAGGAATTGAAAAATCTCTTTGCTTGTCATAACGTTCTGGTCTTTCCATCGATCGTTAAAGAAGCTTTTGGAATCAGCCAAGTCGAGGCGATGGCTGCCGGACTTGCTGTCGTGACATCCGGCACCGGCGGAGCGAAGGAAATCGTCGAGCATGGGGTGAACGGCATCATTTTCCAGTCCGAAAACGATGAGTCCCTTGCAAGCGAATTGATCGGTCTGGCAAAAGATACGAAGCGATGGCAATCGATTGCCCAGGCGGGTCAGAAAAGGGCACTGGAAACATTCGATATCGAACGATCAGTTGATGCCCTTGAAGAATGTTTTGAAGGGCTGTTGAAAAGCAGGCGAAGGTGA
- a CDS encoding MFS transporter → MLRSILRQPVKHILQTQYFLYFAVMGLTLPYFNLYLSHIHLDGIQIGFLSGLRSALIMVAPMAWGLLADRLHARRILYIGMNVGATVIWMGYFWTTQFKWLAVIGLLHGIVFSPIIAFLETFSMEALGKEKKKYGLTRLWGSIAFILVVVGCGRLFDRIGIDILLVLVLAGSGLQALSSLLIPATSAPLHPSQHLVIPEGLRSKGAVVFLICGFLMLASHGGYYGFISIHLETLGYDKTFIGICWALASICEIGVMAGSQRIFSRFSLKSVLVFALIAASLRWLALSYFTSAAPILISQSLHALTYGTFHMASILTIDRFAPDRLKTFAQTLNNSIGYGMGMTAGFLIAGYIYQQSGFVWMFRTSSLIALCGALILIKWGKIPADPEHISDNRV, encoded by the coding sequence ATGCTCCGATCCATCCTGCGGCAACCGGTGAAGCACATCCTTCAGACCCAGTACTTTCTGTACTTTGCGGTCATGGGGTTGACTCTTCCCTATTTCAACCTGTATCTGAGCCACATCCATCTCGACGGGATCCAGATCGGCTTTCTCTCCGGCTTGCGCTCCGCCCTGATCATGGTGGCACCCATGGCATGGGGTCTGCTGGCGGATCGACTCCATGCGAGGCGCATTCTGTATATCGGCATGAACGTCGGGGCAACGGTCATCTGGATGGGGTATTTCTGGACAACGCAATTCAAGTGGCTTGCCGTGATCGGCCTGCTGCACGGCATCGTTTTCAGCCCGATTATCGCGTTTCTGGAAACCTTCTCCATGGAAGCCCTCGGTAAAGAGAAGAAGAAATACGGCCTAACCAGACTTTGGGGGTCCATCGCCTTCATCCTCGTTGTCGTGGGCTGCGGTCGCCTCTTCGACCGGATCGGGATCGACATCCTGCTGGTGCTCGTTCTGGCGGGAAGCGGGCTGCAAGCGCTATCCAGCCTGCTCATCCCGGCGACAAGCGCGCCACTGCACCCATCGCAACATCTGGTAATTCCCGAAGGGCTTCGCAGCAAAGGGGCCGTTGTTTTTCTGATCTGCGGCTTTCTCATGCTGGCCAGCCACGGCGGGTATTACGGCTTTATTTCCATCCACCTCGAAACACTGGGATATGACAAAACGTTTATCGGCATTTGCTGGGCGCTGGCTTCCATCTGTGAGATCGGCGTCATGGCCGGTTCCCAGCGCATCTTTTCCCGGTTTTCACTGAAATCCGTATTGGTTTTCGCCCTGATAGCCGCTTCGCTCCGGTGGCTTGCCCTGAGCTATTTCACCAGTGCTGCACCGATCCTGATCAGCCAGTCACTGCATGCCCTGACCTATGGAACGTTTCACATGGCCAGTATCCTGACCATCGATCGCTTCGCACCGGATCGGCTCAAAACATTCGCACAGACATTAAACAACTCGATCGGTTACGGCATGGGGATGACTGCGGGGTTCCTGATTGCGGGTTATATCTATCAGCAATCGGGTTTTGTGTGGATGTTCCGGACAAGCAGCCTCATCGCCTTGTGCGGCGCTCTCATTCTGATTAAATGGGGAAAGATCCCCGCCGATCCGGAACACATTTCGGACAACCGTGTCTGA